A genomic stretch from Gemmobacter sp. 24YEA27 includes:
- a CDS encoding glycosyltransferase codes for MKQSISLREHWGQRVEILTLNPPESDAISNFPGVAHGVGPGTRIYGYTPNLSRWISKNRSRFDVAVVHGLWNHASVGGWQGLRRARLPYVLFTHGMMDPWFRKSKPIKHWVKQSFWAIQGRVLRDANEVLFTSEEEMRLADGVFFGYNYRPRVVAYAAAEATPCGLVDEAAFHKLVPELAGRPYLLFLSRIHEKKGCNLLLEGFAKAVHRPDLQLVIAGPPHGDLGERLQAQAHSLGIAERVHWPGMVKGAAKAGAFRGAEAFVLTSHQENFGIAVAEALAYGKPVLISNQINIWREIESGGAGVVAPDTVDGATRVIAAWEQLTPEARIAMGRAAREVYERNFTVEAAARDLTAALERAAASGPQR; via the coding sequence TTGAAACAAAGCATTTCTCTGCGAGAGCATTGGGGGCAACGTGTGGAGATTTTAACTCTTAACCCTCCAGAATCTGACGCTATTTCCAATTTTCCTGGCGTCGCCCATGGAGTAGGGCCGGGCACTCGTATTTATGGATACACACCTAATTTATCACGATGGATTTCAAAGAATAGAAGTCGTTTTGATGTGGCTGTGGTTCATGGATTATGGAATCATGCATCAGTTGGTGGTTGGCAAGGCCTTCGGCGTGCTCGGTTGCCCTATGTGCTTTTCACGCATGGAATGATGGACCCTTGGTTCCGGAAGTCAAAGCCTATCAAGCATTGGGTGAAGCAGAGCTTCTGGGCCATCCAAGGACGAGTTTTGAGAGACGCAAACGAAGTGCTGTTCACAAGTGAGGAAGAGATGCGCCTCGCTGACGGAGTATTTTTTGGCTATAATTATCGCCCACGTGTGGTCGCTTACGCCGCGGCCGAAGCGACGCCTTGCGGATTGGTTGATGAGGCAGCCTTCCATAAGCTCGTTCCAGAACTTGCTGGGCGCCCATATTTACTTTTTCTCAGTCGCATACATGAGAAAAAGGGATGCAATTTGCTACTTGAAGGTTTTGCCAAGGCGGTTCATCGCCCTGACCTACAGCTGGTGATCGCTGGCCCACCGCATGGTGATTTGGGCGAGCGGCTGCAGGCTCAGGCCCATTCGCTTGGGATTGCGGAGAGAGTTCACTGGCCCGGGATGGTCAAAGGGGCAGCAAAGGCTGGCGCTTTTCGAGGAGCAGAAGCCTTTGTTCTAACTTCGCATCAGGAGAACTTTGGCATAGCTGTCGCCGAAGCATTAGCTTACGGAAAGCCTGTTCTAATTTCGAATCAGATTAACATCTGGCGGGAAATTGAGTCAGGTGGCGCCGGAGTTGTCGCCCCGGACACAGTTGACGGCGCAACCCGTGTTATAGCCGCATGGGAACAGCTAACTCCTGAGGCTCGGATCGCAATGGGTCGTGCCGCCCGGGAGGTTTATGAGCGGAACTTCACTGTGGAGGCAGCAGCGCGCGATCTGACCGCTGCATTGGAGCGAGCAGCAGCCAGTGGGCCGCAGAGATAA
- a CDS encoding polysaccharide pyruvyl transferase family protein, producing the protein MTSGPTPRIGILTYHFSDNFGALMQAYGLQSWLKSQGCRAEFINYRPAHVEAGGSLRDLIKARGAKAKAKIVYLRLSALRNQLFGDRTQQKLLHRFQRETLGVACAPLQNEAATEAWLNSPAGRFDMLICGSDQIWAPSQQRGIDPVYYLHFPQGAQGARRISYAPSFGKATLDSAYEAEVTGYLRDLDGLSAREQSGVEIVSRLSGRPVAYVPDPTILLGDFRPLAAQATAVGAGHVFCYALRTGQGIRDVAALAAQKTGGRILSPQNPHRRWKEIGETIHPSPEQWVAHVERAAFVVSNSFHGTVFSILFRKPFLSVALPGAKASLNERSANLLSSLGLRHRLVDASDMANVHRRMEEPIDWQAVEEKLTAMQESGRGYLRRELKRLHA; encoded by the coding sequence ATGACGTCGGGACCGACTCCACGAATAGGCATCCTGACCTATCACTTCAGTGATAATTTTGGTGCGCTCATGCAAGCTTACGGCCTGCAGAGTTGGTTGAAATCCCAAGGCTGCCGGGCCGAGTTCATCAATTACCGCCCGGCCCATGTCGAGGCGGGCGGCAGCCTGCGCGACCTGATCAAGGCGCGGGGAGCCAAGGCCAAGGCCAAGATCGTCTATCTGCGGCTGAGCGCGCTGCGCAACCAGTTGTTCGGCGACCGCACCCAGCAGAAATTGCTGCACCGTTTCCAGCGCGAGACGCTGGGCGTGGCCTGCGCCCCCCTGCAGAACGAGGCTGCAACCGAAGCCTGGCTGAACAGCCCGGCGGGCAGGTTCGACATGCTGATCTGCGGCTCGGACCAGATCTGGGCGCCGTCGCAGCAGCGCGGCATCGATCCGGTCTATTACCTGCATTTCCCGCAAGGGGCGCAGGGCGCGCGGCGGATCTCCTATGCGCCGAGCTTCGGCAAGGCCACGCTCGACTCGGCCTATGAGGCCGAGGTAACGGGCTATCTGCGCGACCTCGACGGGCTTTCGGCCCGTGAGCAGAGCGGGGTCGAGATCGTAAGCCGGCTTTCGGGGCGGCCAGTGGCTTATGTGCCGGATCCGACCATCCTGCTGGGCGATTTCCGCCCGCTGGCCGCCCAAGCTACGGCCGTGGGCGCTGGCCATGTTTTCTGCTATGCCCTGCGCACCGGCCAGGGAATTCGCGACGTGGCTGCGCTTGCTGCGCAAAAGACCGGCGGCCGTATTCTCTCGCCGCAGAACCCGCACCGGCGCTGGAAAGAGATCGGCGAGACTATCCATCCCTCGCCCGAGCAATGGGTCGCCCATGTCGAGCGGGCGGCTTTCGTAGTGTCGAACTCGTTCCACGGCACCGTCTTCTCGATCTTGTTCCGCAAACCCTTTCTCAGCGTGGCGCTGCCCGGTGCCAAGGCCTCCCTGAACGAGCGGTCGGCCAATCTGTTGAGCTCGCTCGGGCTGCGGCACCGGCTGGTCGATGCCTCCGACATGGCTAATGTGCACCGCCGGATGGAAGAGCCGATCGACTGGCAAGCGGTCGAAGAGAAGCTGACAGCGATGCAGGAATCCGGCCGCGGCTATCTGCGCCGCGAGTTGAAAAGATTGCATGCATGA
- a CDS encoding colanic acid biosynthesis acetyltransferase WcaF: MDTIPKREKLLRQVWVLVYALFFRPTPRGLMNGWRKMLLKLFGAQIGKGSKIAPSCFVWAPWNLEMGEFSVMGDHVDCYTMAKIRIGSKVAVSQRSFLCTGTHDITSLRRPLITRAITIGDHVWIAAETMVGPGVTINEGSVVGARSFVNKDMPAWMVCAGTPCKPVKPRVVEQN, from the coding sequence GTGGACACCATCCCGAAGCGGGAAAAGCTCCTGCGTCAGGTCTGGGTGCTGGTCTATGCGCTGTTCTTCCGGCCCACGCCGCGCGGCCTAATGAATGGCTGGCGGAAGATGCTGCTAAAATTGTTCGGGGCCCAGATCGGTAAGGGGTCGAAAATCGCGCCAAGCTGCTTTGTTTGGGCGCCTTGGAACCTAGAGATGGGCGAGTTTTCCGTGATGGGCGATCACGTCGACTGCTATACCATGGCGAAGATCCGCATCGGATCGAAGGTAGCGGTCAGCCAGCGCAGTTTCCTATGCACCGGCACGCATGACATCACCAGCCTGAGGCGACCTCTGATCACCCGGGCGATCACCATCGGCGATCATGTCTGGATTGCCGCCGAAACTATGGTCGGCCCCGGCGTCACCATTAATGAGGGCAGCGTGGTCGGTGCCCGGTCCTTCGTAAACAAGGACATGCCTGCGTGGATGGTCTGCGCCGGCACCCCCTGCAAGCCTGTAAAGCCTCGGGTCGTCGAACAGAACTAA
- a CDS encoding nitroreductase family protein, with amino-acid sequence MGKLSSLTEKVAKVGRFGTEFFRDMALYIRYCGISPMQDAQKRRFYKLLIECHALEKGLSLLNPRALFGKTKIDFLRKELDLYDLSQSPLPAEMILGTFEIYVDRHRERGVSDPYLDEVAAYAAKKRSTLAVTPHGGLRHFERGYKDITAMAPADFIASRFSSRTFSDKKLERAQVEKAVALAQQAPSQCNRQASHAYFYQDRDAIARLLKLQGGSSGFAQDVHNLFVITVDLAAWGGAQQRNQLYVDGALFSMTLIYALHATGIATCPLNLAVTNRTENDIRQAGDIPSDQRLIMMIAVGEPARLTAVDAACSPRRKTTEILHFEKA; translated from the coding sequence ATGGGCAAGCTGAGCTCGTTGACAGAAAAAGTTGCCAAAGTCGGACGGTTCGGGACGGAGTTCTTCCGAGATATGGCGCTCTATATCCGCTATTGTGGCATTTCACCGATGCAAGATGCGCAGAAGCGCCGCTTCTACAAGCTTCTGATAGAATGCCATGCTCTGGAAAAGGGCCTTTCCCTGCTCAATCCGCGCGCACTGTTCGGCAAGACAAAGATAGACTTTCTACGTAAGGAACTCGATCTCTACGATCTGTCACAATCGCCGCTGCCCGCCGAGATGATTTTGGGCACCTTTGAAATCTATGTCGATCGGCACCGCGAAAGAGGGGTATCGGATCCCTATCTTGACGAGGTTGCGGCTTATGCTGCCAAGAAGCGCAGCACGCTTGCCGTGACACCGCATGGCGGGCTGCGGCATTTCGAAAGGGGCTATAAAGACATCACCGCGATGGCCCCGGCGGATTTTATCGCCTCGCGCTTCTCGAGCCGAACTTTCAGCGACAAGAAGCTTGAGCGGGCGCAGGTTGAAAAGGCCGTGGCCTTGGCGCAACAGGCACCCTCTCAGTGCAACCGGCAGGCAAGCCATGCCTACTTCTACCAAGATAGGGACGCAATTGCCCGCCTGCTAAAACTGCAGGGCGGCTCCTCCGGTTTCGCCCAAGACGTGCACAACCTTTTCGTCATCACCGTGGATCTGGCAGCTTGGGGCGGGGCGCAGCAGCGCAACCAGCTGTATGTCGACGGCGCGCTGTTTTCGATGACGCTGATCTATGCATTGCATGCCACGGGGATTGCCACCTGTCCGCTGAACTTGGCCGTCACCAACCGGACGGAAAACGACATCCGCCAAGCAGGAGATATTCCTAGCGATCAGCGGTTGATTATGATGATCGCGGTCGGCGAACCGGCCCGGCTCACGGCGGTCGATGCCGCCTGCTCGCCGCGGCGCAAAACCACAGAAATCCTGCATTTTGAGAAGGCATGA
- a CDS encoding glycosyltransferase family 2 protein — protein MPVELTAVILTYNEEQHIARCIESLMPVAARIVVVDSFSTDRTVEIACDLGADVFQNPFRHQAQQYQWAVESCAITTDFTLRVDADEYLEPELQAAIKTFLSAPGAVNAVYLRRKITFLGRPITHGFFYPAMILRLHRTGQGRMEQRWMDEHIVVENAVTVELSGDLVDDNLNPLSWWTAKHVNYARREAYEIIASRARVQSEAEALSGQARRKRWLKENIYGRMPVALRSTLYFLYRYLFGRGFLDGKEGFFFHFLQAYWYRTYVDASLFEIERQAAAEGLSAYDMLRRDGIL, from the coding sequence ATGCCGGTTGAACTGACCGCCGTCATCCTGACCTATAATGAAGAACAGCATATCGCACGCTGTATCGAGAGCCTGATGCCGGTCGCAGCCCGCATCGTGGTGGTCGACAGTTTCTCGACCGATCGCACGGTCGAGATCGCCTGCGATCTCGGCGCGGATGTGTTTCAGAACCCCTTCCGCCATCAGGCGCAGCAATATCAATGGGCGGTCGAGAGTTGCGCCATCACCACTGACTTCACGCTACGGGTCGACGCCGATGAATATCTTGAGCCCGAGCTGCAGGCGGCGATCAAGACCTTCCTCTCCGCGCCCGGTGCGGTCAATGCGGTCTATCTGCGCCGCAAGATCACCTTCCTCGGCCGGCCCATCACTCATGGTTTCTTCTATCCGGCAATGATCCTGCGGCTGCACCGTACAGGCCAAGGCCGAATGGAGCAGCGCTGGATGGACGAGCATATCGTGGTCGAGAATGCTGTAACAGTGGAGCTTTCTGGCGATCTGGTCGACGACAATCTCAATCCACTCAGCTGGTGGACAGCGAAACACGTCAACTACGCCCGGCGCGAGGCCTATGAGATCATCGCCTCCCGCGCCAGGGTCCAGAGCGAGGCGGAAGCTCTCTCCGGCCAGGCCCGCCGCAAGCGCTGGTTGAAAGAAAATATCTATGGCCGCATGCCCGTAGCTCTGCGCAGCACGCTCTATTTCCTCTACCGCTATCTCTTTGGGCGCGGTTTCCTCGACGGCAAGGAAGGCTTCTTCTTCCACTTCCTGCAGGCCTATTGGTACCGGACTTACGTCGATGCCAGCCTCTTCGAGATTGAGCGACAGGCGGCCGCTGAGGGGCTCAGCGCCTATGACATGCTCAGGCGGGATGGTATTCTCTGA
- a CDS encoding replication initiator protein A has product MASMEHPIFSLSTRPDRRILSYERNGAEITVVPSVKGLATLFDKDILIYCISQLMAALNAGREISRHLRLTAHDLLVATNRETSGDGYARLREAFERLAGTRITTNIATGEGPEVTTGFGLIETWQIVRATKGGRMVQVAVTLSEWLFRAVLSKSVLTLSRDYFRLRKPLERRIYELSRKHCGRQPDWRVSMAVLAQKSGSASPLRVFRKMMRDMIASDPLPDYSLAEEPGDILRVTRRDLVVLPGTGPVLKEATISAARALMPGWDIYALEAEWREMWARSGRPRLRSADAAFLGWLKKRPA; this is encoded by the coding sequence ATGGCCAGCATGGAGCATCCGATCTTCTCGCTCTCGACGCGGCCCGACCGGCGCATCCTGAGCTATGAGAGGAACGGGGCAGAGATCACCGTGGTGCCCTCGGTCAAGGGGCTTGCGACGCTCTTTGACAAAGACATTCTGATCTATTGTATCAGCCAGCTGATGGCGGCGCTGAATGCCGGGCGCGAGATCAGCCGGCATTTGCGGCTGACCGCCCATGACCTGCTGGTTGCGACCAATCGCGAGACGAGCGGAGACGGCTATGCCCGGCTGCGTGAGGCTTTTGAGCGGCTGGCGGGTACCCGCATCACCACCAATATCGCGACCGGCGAGGGGCCCGAGGTCACCACCGGCTTTGGCCTGATCGAGACCTGGCAGATCGTGCGCGCGACCAAAGGCGGGCGCATGGTGCAGGTGGCGGTGACCCTGTCGGAATGGCTCTTCCGGGCGGTGCTGTCGAAATCGGTGCTGACGCTGTCACGCGATTATTTCCGGCTCAGGAAACCGCTGGAGCGGCGCATCTATGAGCTGTCGCGCAAGCATTGCGGGCGCCAGCCGGACTGGCGGGTCTCGATGGCGGTGCTGGCGCAGAAATCGGGCTCGGCCAGCCCGCTCAGAGTGTTTCGCAAGATGATGCGCGATATGATCGCAAGCGACCCCTTGCCCGATTACAGCCTTGCCGAGGAGCCGGGCGATATCCTGCGGGTGACGCGCCGCGATCTCGTGGTGCTGCCCGGCACCGGCCCGGTGCTGAAAGAGGCCACGATCAGCGCGGCGCGGGCGCTGATGCCCGGCTGGGACATCTATGCGCTCGAGGCGGAGTGGCGCGAGATGTGGGCGCGCTCCGGCCGGCCGCGGCTGCGCTCGGCCGATGCGGCGTTTCTGGGCTGGCTGAAGAAGCGCCCGGCCTGA
- a CDS encoding AAA family ATPase, whose product MARESSREADPAQPPYFNISPDQELQRLGPSVGTAELSRIAGLAARGRDELATRGLGEEGRKSLRLFSTWEITRYLIPVAQGHFRRVLKGNPDLPQGRSETEGGAKWFTLDEVLRLRAWFAAEGAKNRDYQPYRPQGLPAKIVAVANFKGGVGKTSTCAHLAMSAALDGYKVLVVDLDAQGSMTSIFGGKVADEWGTAFPLIARHYARHLQNDNRARVERGDAPLALDATLSEALKTEPRSVVQKTHWPNIGLIGAQLNLYWAEFQIPVWRMQSRGWKLWDALTDTFAESGLLEDYDLIFFDTPPALGYLTINGLAAADMLLVPTGASFLEFDSTGRFFDMLHSTFASIEEGENIAARALGREELAFEWDAVRAVITRYDGAQQAEMASFMQTWLGGAMSPQRQEFTALIGQAGEQVNGIYEADYRDFNRETYIRGRETFDTTWAEFKRLLYGIWRRDERAASAGE is encoded by the coding sequence ATGGCCCGCGAATCGAGCCGCGAGGCGGATCCCGCCCAGCCCCCCTATTTCAACATCTCGCCCGATCAGGAGCTGCAGCGCCTTGGCCCCTCCGTTGGCACCGCCGAGCTGTCGCGGATCGCAGGTCTGGCGGCACGCGGGCGCGATGAGCTGGCCACGCGCGGCCTCGGTGAGGAGGGACGAAAGTCCCTGCGCCTCTTCTCGACCTGGGAAATTACCCGCTATCTGATCCCCGTTGCCCAGGGGCATTTCCGCCGGGTGCTGAAAGGCAATCCCGATCTGCCCCAGGGCCGCTCCGAGACCGAAGGCGGTGCCAAATGGTTCACCCTGGACGAGGTGCTGAGGCTGCGCGCCTGGTTCGCGGCTGAAGGCGCGAAGAACCGCGACTATCAGCCCTACCGCCCGCAGGGTCTGCCGGCCAAGATTGTCGCCGTGGCGAATTTCAAGGGCGGCGTCGGCAAGACCTCGACCTGCGCTCATCTCGCGATGTCGGCGGCGCTGGATGGCTACAAGGTGCTGGTGGTCGATCTCGATGCCCAGGGCTCGATGACCTCGATCTTCGGCGGCAAGGTTGCCGATGAATGGGGCACCGCCTTTCCGCTGATCGCGCGCCACTATGCCCGTCATCTGCAAAACGACAACCGGGCCCGGGTCGAACGCGGTGACGCGCCGCTGGCGCTGGATGCCACCCTGTCGGAAGCCCTGAAGACCGAACCGCGCAGCGTGGTGCAAAAGACCCATTGGCCGAATATCGGTCTGATCGGCGCCCAGCTGAATCTTTACTGGGCCGAGTTCCAGATCCCGGTCTGGCGGATGCAGTCGCGCGGCTGGAAGCTCTGGGATGCGCTGACCGATACATTCGCGGAAAGCGGGCTGCTGGAGGATTATGACCTGATCTTCTTCGATACGCCGCCGGCGCTTGGCTATCTGACGATTAATGGCCTTGCGGCGGCGGATATGCTCTTGGTGCCGACCGGGGCCTCTTTCCTTGAATTCGACTCCACGGGGCGGTTTTTCGACATGCTCCATTCCACCTTCGCCTCGATCGAGGAGGGGGAGAATATCGCCGCCCGGGCCCTCGGGCGCGAGGAGCTGGCCTTTGAATGGGATGCGGTGCGTGCGGTGATCACCCGCTATGACGGCGCGCAGCAGGCCGAGATGGCGTCTTTCATGCAGACCTGGCTTGGCGGCGCCATGAGCCCGCAGCGCCAGGAATTCACCGCGCTGATCGGCCAGGCGGGCGAACAGGTCAATGGCATCTATGAAGCCGATTACCGCGACTTCAACCGTGAGACCTATATCCGGGGCCGCGAGACCTTTGACACCACCTGGGCCGAATTCAAGCGGCTGCTTTATGGCATCTGGCGCCGCGATGAGCGGGCGGCTTCTGCCGGGGAATGA